The proteins below come from a single Thalassotalea ponticola genomic window:
- a CDS encoding prepilin peptidase, with amino-acid sequence MSVILLVFLISFYTDLRFRRIPNILCIAALFVGLVLQFVYNGISGLVDGLLCVGLAFLILFPFFALRVLGAGDVKLMIAVASMMNTEFFLLTLGYGMVVGFFTSVLFALYKLGFKKLIAIIRHYLRCLYLRQFILSNDNGLMKLKVPYAPALALGWVIACSQNEEVLFLVSAFRYQVGI; translated from the coding sequence ATGTCAGTCATATTGCTAGTGTTTTTAATATCGTTTTATACGGATTTACGTTTTCGACGCATCCCAAACATCTTATGCATCGCTGCACTTTTTGTGGGGCTTGTGTTGCAATTCGTCTATAACGGTATATCTGGACTGGTAGACGGATTACTTTGCGTTGGGCTGGCTTTTCTAATCCTTTTTCCGTTTTTTGCATTACGGGTTCTCGGCGCAGGAGATGTCAAATTGATGATCGCTGTTGCCAGTATGATGAACACCGAATTCTTCTTATTGACGCTTGGTTATGGCATGGTCGTTGGTTTTTTTACCAGCGTACTGTTCGCTCTGTATAAACTGGGGTTCAAAAAATTGATAGCGATAATTCGTCATTACTTACGCTGTTTGTATTTGAGACAGTTTATTTTGAGTAACGATAATGGCCTTATGAAGCTTAAGGTGCCTTATGCACCCGCGTTGGCTCTTGGTTGGGTAATTGCTTGTAGTCAAAACGAAGAAGTATTGTTT
- a CDS encoding L,D-transpeptidase family protein — MCFVFTSSANSIDITISNSNSDAVFSNRAVVNWLPDNQHTHFLEKLGRQYVWFENVTPTVTGMELYKLLFDLGWLDYIDIKTSSAKHLLELDAKLTLGMFKLIELSAHSDGTKVDSEQLLISAVEQNKEDELLWSIIPDYVQVGLLRDYIERFRQLDKKQWPQVDDNFYPKLGQSHGKVKAIRQILLYLGDLPKEAQTRQRQDIFDSVVIAALKKFQQRHGLTIDGRLGPKTYEQLQITPGQRLKQLQMNLWRWFTYPKSEPERYILVNIPSYTLFMMESGNHEFDMKVVVGKRDNQTPLMITEINRLTVNPTWTPTWNIIKTQLIPEYEKDYLSLHRQNFQLLTGPIKAPQVKQIDKPDIDIAQMLQQYRLVQSPGDNNALGYYRFNIPNEYAIYLHDTPAKYAFNQQNRALSYGCVRLENASFLAQRISQYDDNITDDNIFNALQSGNTSHFRLHTPIPVFITYKTAWVNEKGELQFFPDVYRKDRNFEVHIPRFVYRDDTLSKL; from the coding sequence GTGTGTTTCGTATTTACCTCTAGCGCTAATTCTATCGATATTACTATTTCCAACTCCAATAGCGATGCGGTGTTCAGTAACCGCGCCGTCGTTAACTGGTTACCTGACAATCAGCATACTCATTTTTTAGAAAAGTTAGGGCGCCAATATGTGTGGTTTGAAAACGTCACACCGACGGTAACGGGAATGGAACTGTACAAACTGCTGTTTGATCTAGGGTGGCTAGACTACATAGACATTAAAACATCATCGGCAAAACACCTTCTCGAATTAGATGCGAAGCTAACACTTGGCATGTTTAAACTCATCGAGCTGTCGGCTCATTCAGATGGAACCAAAGTTGATTCTGAACAATTGCTGATTAGTGCAGTAGAACAAAATAAAGAAGACGAGCTGTTGTGGTCAATAATTCCCGACTATGTACAGGTAGGGTTACTGAGAGATTATATAGAGCGTTTTCGTCAGTTAGATAAAAAACAATGGCCACAGGTTGACGATAACTTTTATCCTAAGTTAGGCCAAAGTCATGGCAAAGTAAAAGCAATACGACAAATATTACTGTATCTAGGGGACTTACCGAAAGAGGCGCAAACGAGACAACGACAAGACATATTTGACTCAGTCGTGATTGCAGCTTTAAAGAAATTTCAACAACGCCATGGGTTGACCATTGATGGTCGCTTGGGACCTAAAACCTATGAGCAATTGCAGATCACTCCTGGCCAGCGATTAAAGCAATTGCAGATGAATTTATGGCGGTGGTTCACTTATCCTAAGTCTGAGCCTGAACGGTACATCTTAGTTAATATTCCGAGTTATACCTTATTTATGATGGAATCCGGTAACCACGAGTTTGATATGAAAGTGGTTGTAGGTAAGCGAGATAACCAAACTCCTTTGATGATAACGGAAATTAACCGGTTAACAGTTAACCCAACCTGGACACCAACTTGGAATATAATAAAAACTCAGTTGATTCCAGAATATGAAAAAGACTATTTGTCATTACACAGACAAAACTTTCAGTTGCTGACTGGGCCTATCAAAGCACCACAAGTGAAACAAATAGACAAACCTGATATCGATATAGCGCAAATGCTTCAACAGTATCGCTTGGTGCAATCACCCGGTGATAACAACGCCCTTGGGTATTATCGATTCAATATTCCCAATGAATACGCAATATATTTACATGATACGCCAGCCAAATACGCGTTTAATCAGCAAAATAGAGCCTTAAGTTACGGTTGTGTTCGATTAGAAAATGCTTCTTTTCTGGCGCAAAGAATCAGTCAATATGACGACAATATCACTGACGACAACATTTTTAACGCTCTACAATCGGGTAACACGTCGCATTTTAGGTTACATACGCCAATCCCCGTCTTTATTACCTATAAGACGGCTTGGGTAAATGAAAAAGGGGAATTGCAATTTTTTCCAGACGTGTATCGCAAAGATAGAAATTTTGAGGTTCATATTCCAAGGTTCGTTTATCGTGACGACACATTGTCAAAGTTATAG
- a CDS encoding DUF1461 domain-containing protein codes for MNHNIKKLTNTFMWLLFCSSAFIASLGASWQINSQFNFAYSSWYDRLDIKEHILTFAPQNRFNKQHFASTDKKQHVALFQQVVRAINNDGKGLENIRFTSQGKITRLFTHDEVGHLNDVANVVNAFLQTALIASAISVLLAMLYISKRLPVPSTKLKIICLATVVIAVVMTFVLVGFKRLFKLMHDVVFADGYPWFFYYQDSLMSTFMKAPDLFASIAVNLVVVAIAVFSVYCALVFAIQRRFSTSH; via the coding sequence ATGAACCATAACATTAAAAAACTCACCAATACATTTATGTGGTTGCTGTTTTGTAGCAGTGCGTTTATCGCTTCGCTCGGCGCGAGTTGGCAGATAAACAGTCAATTTAATTTTGCATACAGCAGTTGGTACGATCGCCTTGATATAAAAGAGCACATCTTAACCTTTGCCCCACAAAACCGGTTTAACAAGCAGCATTTTGCCAGTACCGACAAAAAACAACACGTGGCTCTTTTTCAACAAGTCGTTAGGGCAATAAACAACGACGGCAAGGGCTTAGAAAATATCCGTTTTACCAGCCAAGGAAAAATTACTCGGCTGTTTACTCACGATGAAGTAGGACATTTAAACGATGTAGCTAACGTGGTTAACGCGTTTTTGCAAACGGCGCTTATCGCCAGCGCAATCAGCGTCCTGCTAGCTATGCTTTATATTAGCAAACGCCTGCCAGTGCCCAGTACGAAGTTAAAAATTATTTGTCTGGCAACGGTTGTCATAGCTGTAGTGATGACGTTTGTACTGGTGGGTTTTAAACGCCTATTTAAGTTGATGCACGACGTTGTTTTTGCCGATGGTTATCCCTGGTTTTTTTATTATCAAGACTCGCTAATGAGTACCTTTATGAAAGCGCCTGATTTATTTGCCTCCATTGCCGTTAACTTGGTTGTTGTTGCAATAGCAGTTTTCAGTGTGTATTGCGCCTTGGTGTTTGCCATTCAACGTCGATTTTCAACATCGCATTAA
- a CDS encoding GtrA family protein, which yields MITIRKEFIKFCCVGIANTLTHIFIAYMCVKLLLFDIFVANTFAFLLSFIIAYTLNTKWSFSHKLSLSSLKKYFILALLNCLIIYVTTEICQQLTIPDELCILLVAASMPWIGYIVLKYWVYVNA from the coding sequence ATGATAACTATTAGGAAGGAATTTATTAAATTTTGCTGTGTAGGTATAGCTAATACACTAACGCATATATTTATCGCATATATGTGCGTTAAGCTATTGTTATTTGACATATTCGTAGCAAACACATTTGCATTTTTACTTTCTTTTATAATAGCTTATACACTAAATACAAAATGGAGTTTCTCTCATAAACTTTCTTTAAGTAGCTTAAAAAAATACTTTATATTAGCATTACTAAACTGCTTGATAATTTATGTTACTACTGAAATTTGTCAACAACTCACTATCCCTGATGAACTTTGTATACTCTTAGTTGCCGCATCGATGCCATGGATTGGCTATATTGTTTTAAAATATTGGGTCTATGTGAATGCTTAA
- a CDS encoding bifunctional 2-polyprenyl-6-hydroxyphenol methylase/3-demethylubiquinol 3-O-methyltransferase UbiG, giving the protein MELSCYTEMFKQQQNHWWFRGRRLVIKKLLDETLSDTNSSIIEVGCGVGGNLELLGNYGTVTAIEMNDEAVKLARTVTDIKIIKGSLPYEYPFSNDAFDVVCLFDVLEHIEEDVDALKVLYDSLKNNGKILITVPSIPQLFGPHDIKLHHFRRYKIDDLVKKVESSGFKVVHKQYFNFLLLPLAVLTRFFDKVTRRVTPTGSSPPNELLNSFLFHIFRFETWLLKFVPAPLGLSISLIAKKTSNDEKKELNR; this is encoded by the coding sequence ATGGAACTATCATGCTATACCGAAATGTTTAAACAACAGCAAAACCATTGGTGGTTTAGAGGACGTCGTTTAGTTATTAAAAAATTATTAGATGAAACTTTATCCGATACCAACTCATCTATTATTGAAGTAGGTTGTGGTGTCGGAGGTAATTTAGAGCTATTAGGAAACTATGGCACTGTTACCGCGATTGAAATGAATGATGAGGCGGTCAAACTTGCGAGGACGGTTACAGATATAAAAATAATAAAAGGATCACTCCCCTACGAGTACCCGTTTTCAAACGACGCATTTGACGTTGTCTGCCTTTTTGATGTTTTAGAACATATAGAAGAAGATGTTGATGCATTAAAAGTTTTATATGATAGCTTAAAGAATAATGGAAAGATTCTTATTACTGTTCCATCTATTCCGCAATTGTTTGGTCCTCACGATATTAAACTACATCATTTTCGCCGCTATAAAATAGATGATTTAGTTAAAAAAGTTGAAAGTTCTGGATTTAAAGTAGTTCATAAACAGTATTTCAACTTTTTATTGTTACCCTTAGCTGTTCTAACTCGTTTTTTCGACAAAGTTACGAGGAGGGTTACCCCTACAGGCTCCTCGCCCCCCAACGAACTATTGAATAGCTTTTTGTTTCATATATTTCGATTTGAAACTTGGCTATTAAAATTTGTCCCCGCCCCTTTAGGTTTATCCATAAGTTTAATAGCTAAAAAAACGAGTAATGACGAAAAAAAAGAGTTAAATAGATGA
- a CDS encoding glycosyltransferase family 2 protein, with protein sequence MISIVCPVYNEQQSVGLFIKKMKEVMQCKNVGFEFLFIDDGSDDETLRTLREEKRNTPQIRIISFSRNFGKEAALTAGLKYAKGDAVIPIDVDMQDPPELVLKLLDEWQKGYQIVLAKRVDRNSDSYLKRLTAKGFYYFHNKMADHKIPENVGDFRLMGRVVVDHINELPETQRFMKGLFSWVGFKSSTINYARPCRENGESKFTFWKLWNLAIEGITSFSTIPLKIWTYIGVIVALLSFCYGVFIIALALLSGIDVPGYSSLIVIILFLGGIQLIGIGILGEYIGRIYMEAKQRPLYIIEKEY encoded by the coding sequence ATGATATCAATAGTATGTCCGGTTTATAATGAACAACAAAGTGTAGGCCTTTTTATCAAAAAGATGAAAGAGGTCATGCAATGCAAAAATGTCGGCTTTGAATTTTTATTTATCGATGACGGCTCAGATGACGAAACCTTGCGAACGTTACGAGAAGAGAAACGTAATACTCCACAAATTCGAATTATTTCATTTTCTAGAAACTTTGGCAAAGAGGCTGCGTTAACCGCAGGATTAAAATATGCCAAAGGTGACGCTGTCATTCCGATAGACGTCGATATGCAAGATCCTCCAGAATTAGTTTTAAAGTTACTCGATGAATGGCAAAAAGGGTATCAAATTGTTTTAGCTAAAAGAGTAGACAGAAACAGTGATAGCTATTTAAAACGTCTAACTGCAAAAGGTTTTTATTATTTTCATAACAAAATGGCTGACCATAAAATACCAGAAAACGTTGGTGATTTTCGTTTGATGGGGCGAGTGGTTGTCGATCATATTAATGAGTTACCAGAAACTCAACGATTCATGAAAGGTTTATTCTCCTGGGTTGGATTTAAATCGTCAACGATCAATTATGCGCGCCCTTGTAGAGAAAATGGTGAAAGTAAATTTACATTTTGGAAGTTATGGAATTTAGCCATAGAGGGCATAACCAGTTTTTCCACGATCCCACTTAAAATCTGGACATATATTGGCGTAATAGTTGCGTTGCTATCTTTCTGTTATGGAGTGTTTATCATAGCACTAGCTTTGCTTTCTGGAATCGATGTACCTGGCTACTCTTCACTAATAGTCATTATTTTATTTTTAGGTGGAATTCAATTAATTGGAATTGGGATATTAGGTGAGTACATTGGCCGAATATATATGGAAGCTAAGCAAAGACCTCTTTATATAATTGAAAAGGAGTATTAA
- a CDS encoding sulfatase-like hydrolase/transferase: MITIKRTFFRTLALIALFSVCCLAFRSSLQPISNFSILTLLSNEKVLNLINFAVIIEVIIFVTLFIVINVVWAYVITVSCKCFFNKLSDDSAKTLVWFNICSLHFLTVLAVNAYVSPTSLLGILRTSWLSSIPLITFLTTTILVLFVYNVYKYHTKRQAIIWCALLCLFLTPPFFYTPENKFKSDKTPNIIIIGVDALRPDHLAHKGFKHNLLPNLNKFLTSAEVFDKTYTVFPRTYVSWLSLLKSQYPISHGGRFNLTPDNLVNKNIPFINTIKNEGYNTTWALDERRFNSIDTSYGFDNIVGPKLGITDNLINSASDLPILNILTNTRFGYYFLPFINMNRAVGRTFEPDSFNDAALEQLSPTQANFLAIHFCMLHWPYTSQNFIEVNEDLWQGNHTHFMYQSLLPQVDNQFADLMNKLNSKGYLDNALVYVVSDHGESFALDKDKMTTNVEYIKSTSHGHGTNVLDHSQSQILLAFAKYEKGQSVSKSKIHNGLFSNLDIIPTIAKQVDIEIEQTEGRLLPIVSSIDSEENYIYVESSLPMKSLNNSDIDVKSVIYNSIGHYTVNEQGHSVVKEESYQEILGKIHRSILYKNWQLALIPELNQFVIVDITERHISVFDDYDGKAPKHFMKEKLCSHYKPDIDKYFPAICSP, encoded by the coding sequence ATGATAACAATTAAAAGAACATTTTTCCGTACCTTGGCTCTTATAGCCTTGTTTAGTGTGTGCTGTTTAGCATTTAGAAGCTCATTACAGCCCATATCAAACTTTTCCATACTGACTCTTTTGTCGAATGAAAAAGTGCTGAACCTCATTAATTTTGCAGTTATCATAGAAGTCATTATTTTTGTTACACTATTTATAGTCATTAATGTAGTTTGGGCATATGTCATTACGGTTTCTTGTAAGTGTTTTTTCAATAAACTTTCTGATGATTCGGCTAAAACACTCGTTTGGTTTAATATTTGTTCTCTTCATTTTCTGACTGTATTGGCCGTTAACGCTTACGTTAGTCCCACGTCACTTTTGGGTATACTGCGCACTTCTTGGCTATCTTCTATTCCGCTTATTACATTTTTAACAACAACAATTCTCGTTTTATTCGTTTATAACGTTTATAAATATCACACTAAAAGACAAGCTATTATTTGGTGTGCGTTACTCTGTTTGTTTTTGACCCCTCCATTTTTTTATACGCCAGAAAACAAATTCAAATCAGATAAAACACCCAATATCATCATCATAGGTGTAGATGCATTAAGGCCGGATCACCTAGCTCACAAAGGGTTCAAACACAATTTATTACCTAACCTAAATAAGTTTCTCACAAGTGCTGAAGTCTTTGACAAAACTTATACCGTATTCCCAAGAACTTATGTTTCTTGGTTAAGCTTGCTGAAAAGCCAATATCCAATTTCACATGGAGGGCGGTTCAATCTAACTCCAGATAATTTAGTAAATAAAAATATACCTTTCATAAATACTATTAAAAATGAGGGGTATAACACCACTTGGGCATTAGATGAAAGACGGTTTAACAGCATAGATACAAGCTATGGTTTCGACAATATAGTTGGCCCCAAACTTGGTATAACAGACAATTTAATAAACAGCGCTTCCGATCTTCCAATTTTAAACATTCTCACCAATACTCGATTTGGATATTACTTCCTGCCATTTATCAACATGAATCGCGCTGTTGGTAGGACTTTTGAACCCGACAGCTTTAATGACGCAGCTCTAGAGCAATTATCTCCGACTCAAGCAAACTTTTTAGCTATTCATTTTTGTATGTTGCATTGGCCATATACATCTCAAAATTTTATCGAGGTTAACGAAGATCTATGGCAAGGCAATCACACACACTTTATGTATCAATCTTTACTACCTCAAGTAGATAATCAATTTGCTGACTTAATGAATAAATTAAATAGCAAGGGCTACTTGGACAATGCGCTCGTTTATGTCGTGTCTGACCATGGAGAGAGTTTTGCTCTAGATAAAGATAAGATGACGACAAATGTAGAATATATAAAATCAACTTCTCATGGCCATGGAACTAACGTCCTCGACCATAGCCAATCACAGATTTTGCTAGCTTTTGCTAAATATGAAAAAGGACAAAGCGTCAGTAAGAGCAAAATTCATAATGGCTTATTTTCGAATCTCGATATTATTCCCACCATCGCCAAACAAGTGGATATAGAAATCGAACAAACCGAAGGTCGATTACTACCAATAGTCTCTTCAATAGACTCAGAAGAAAATTATATTTATGTCGAGTCTTCTTTACCGATGAAGTCACTCAACAATAGTGATATCGATGTTAAAAGTGTCATTTATAACTCTATTGGCCACTATACTGTAAACGAGCAAGGACACTCTGTTGTTAAAGAAGAATCTTACCAAGAGATACTTGGAAAAATACACCGTTCTATTTTATACAAGAACTGGCAACTGGCCTTAATACCCGAGTTAAATCAATTTGTTATAGTTGATATAACAGAGCGACATATTTCTGTATTTGATGACTATGACGGAAAGGCTCCTAAACATTTCATGAAAGAAAAGCTCTGCAGTCATTATAAACCTGATATTGACAAATATTTTCCGGCAATTTGCTCACCTTAA
- a CDS encoding Flp family type IVb pilin — MNTFKKLMKDFIEDESGLTTVEYAIAGALVAGSLVVAFTQLGQAVGSTISCLTSAVGGGSTNC, encoded by the coding sequence ATGAATACTTTCAAAAAGTTAATGAAGGACTTTATTGAAGATGAGAGCGGTTTAACAACAGTTGAGTACGCAATAGCTGGAGCGCTAGTTGCAGGATCATTGGTTGTTGCATTTACTCAATTGGGGCAGGCAGTAGGCTCAACAATTAGTTGTTTAACAAGTGCTGTAGGTGGCGGTTCTACAAACTGTTAA
- a CDS encoding AraC family transcriptional regulator has translation MNNDNASGLLLVGFDLTLTSKCSEVISQMCNFDTVHSMDRLEAVATYLEPEAIVYVMDYTTSTHLYNLQYLRQSFPDALLYIATTSVSIPLLKQAIQIGIANVYMFPFSPKDELEFVETLMSKTSLRCDITDNYFNVVSDLKFNRDNPVESLLDIIERDFVKGPTLQDLSDGFHLSPSRLCHMFKDYCGLTYSHYLLCRRLEESERLLSDSDKSVTTIAYSLGFANPSHFSRNFKEHFNITPNAFSQGDRTVTLSNTYIRYQRLRAKLLPLDSYEDTKSMPTKQYAAQ, from the coding sequence GTGAATAATGATAATGCAAGCGGGCTGTTGCTGGTAGGGTTTGATCTGACGTTAACGTCAAAATGTAGTGAAGTGATATCACAAATGTGCAACTTTGATACGGTGCATTCTATGGACCGTTTGGAAGCTGTGGCGACGTATCTAGAGCCGGAGGCCATTGTATATGTTATGGATTATACGACTTCAACCCACCTCTATAATCTCCAATATTTAAGACAGTCATTTCCAGATGCTTTGCTTTATATTGCAACTACGTCAGTATCGATTCCATTGTTGAAACAAGCTATTCAAATTGGCATTGCCAATGTATACATGTTTCCATTTTCACCAAAAGATGAATTGGAATTTGTCGAGACATTAATGAGTAAGACCTCCTTGCGCTGTGATATAACGGACAACTATTTCAACGTTGTTTCTGATTTGAAGTTTAATCGAGATAACCCTGTTGAGTCATTACTTGATATTATCGAAAGGGATTTTGTAAAGGGGCCAACGTTACAAGATTTATCAGATGGCTTTCACTTAAGTCCAAGTCGTTTATGTCATATGTTTAAAGATTACTGTGGTCTGACTTATAGTCACTATTTGCTTTGTCGACGCTTAGAAGAAAGTGAACGATTATTATCGGATAGTGACAAGTCTGTAACAACTATCGCTTACAGCTTAGGTTTTGCTAACCCGTCTCATTTTAGTCGAAACTTTAAAGAGCACTTCAATATAACGCCAAATGCGTTTTCCCAAGGCGACAGAACCGTAACCTTGAGTAACACTTACATTAGGTATCAGCGATTAAGAGCTAAGTTATTACCATTAGACTCATATGAAGACACCAAGTCTATGCCAACAAAGCAATATGCAGCTCAATAA